One segment of Argiope bruennichi chromosome 11, qqArgBrue1.1, whole genome shotgun sequence DNA contains the following:
- the LOC129957542 gene encoding uncharacterized protein LOC129957542: protein MNLIERQLQNAVDRVVNWCNNNGHTISPEKSRCIHFCRKRNIHSDPVILIRNMAIPVATEIRFLGVVFDRKLTFLPHILQLRKRCEKNLNILKVLSKTSWGADRTSLLRVYQAIILSRIDYGCMVYGSARPSVLRRLDTVHHSALRICSGAFRTSPVESLYVICHQLPLYLRCKKLSTLYYFRAKSVSNHPICSTVIPVSLRRIYNSRPSNILPFLERVKTSLNDSNLYNVTIKSLDLYSFPPWDIPPFSFLNPFLGFDKISTSPIIFQQIFHEHRCQYSSFIPVYTDGSKSNEHVGCAIVTPSDILSYRLNNCCSVFTAELMAIFCALQEIPPSAQRNFIIYTDSMSALEALAHFHNQMYPVAIQILSIWQLLQNRGFNILFCWVPGHAGISGNERADFAAKSASMFLSQALPYCDAKRSFVCRLFATWQESWDLRIHNKLHSINPRTDLWPVHPIREVDVKLTRLRIGHTRYTHKHLIFGEAAPKCPTCRVDFTINHILIECPSFNSSRLNFFKSSSLALQDLVGEKFHPNIFKFLKSIGFYTCI, encoded by the coding sequence atgaatttaattgagaGACAATTGCAAAATGCAGTTGATAGAGTGGTAAATTGGTGTAATAACAATGGCCACACTATCTCTCCCGAGAAGAGTCGATGTATTCATTTTTGTAGGAAGAGAAATATCCATTCAGATCCTGTTATCTTAATACGAAACATGGCAATTCCAGTTGCGACTGAAATACGCTTTTTGGGTGTAGTTTTCGATCgtaaactcactttccttcctcaTATCTTACAACTGAGGAAGAGGTGTGAGAAAAACTTGAATATCTTGAAAGTACTttctaaaacatcttggggtgccgatcgaacctcccttctccgtGTCTACCAAGCCATCATTCTTTCGCGCATAGACTATGGgtgtatggtatatggttctgcACGCCCTTCTGTTTTGCGGCGACTTGATACCGTACACCATTCTGCTCTCAGGATCTGCTCGGGAGCTTTTCGCACTTCTCCAGTTGAGAGCTTATATGTTATTTGCCACCAATTGCCACTTTATTTGCGATGTAAAAAATTGTCTACGTTATATTATTTTCGTGCAAAGTCCGTCTCAAATCATCCCATATGCAGCACGGTAATACCTGTTAGTCtaagaagaatttataattccCGACCCTcaaatattcttccatttttagaGAGAGTTAAAACTTCCCTGAATGACTCGAATCTTTATAATGTTACCATTAAATCTCTTGATTTGTATTCCTTTCCCCCTTGGGATATTCCccctttttcttttctgaacccATTCTTGGGATTTGATAAAATTTCGACTAGTCCTATTATTTTCCAACAGATTTTTCATGAGcaccgctgtcagtattcttcttttatcCCAGTAtatacagatggctcaaaatcaaATGAACATGTTGGTTGCGCCATTGTGACTCCATCTGATATACTCAGCTATCGTCTAAACAATTgttgttctgtttttactgctgagttgatgGCAATTTTTTGCGCTCTTCAGGAAATTCCGCCTTCAGCTCAGCGTAATTTTATCATATACAccgatagtatgagtgctttggaggCACTTGCTCATTTTCATAACCAGATGTATCCAGTGGctatccaaattttatctatctggcagCTATTACAAAACAGGggctttaatattcttttctgctGGGTTCCGGGTCATGCAGGTATTTCGGGCAATGAAAGGGCAGATTTTGCAGCCAAATCTGCATCAATGTTTCTGTCTCAGGCCCTCCCATATTGTGATGCTAAAAGGTCATTTGTATGCCGACTTTTTGCTACTTGGCAAGAATCTTGGGATCTGCGGATCCACAACAAATTGCATTCAATAAACCCAAGGACTGATTTGTGGCCTGTTCaccctatacgagaggttgatgtcaaattgacacgcctccgtataggacatacacgcTATACgcataaacatctcatttttggCGAGGCGGCACCTAAATGTCCCACATGTCGTGTAGATTTCaccattaatcatattttaatcgaatgcccatcttttaattcctctcgtttaaacttttttaagtCATCGTCATTGGCTTtgcaggacctggtgggtgagaaattccacccaaacatttttaaatttttaaaatccattggcTTTTACAcctgtatttaa
- the LOC129956596 gene encoding uncharacterized protein LOC129956596: MIYGSARPSVLRRLDTVHHSVLRICSGAFRTSPVESLYVICNQMPLDLRRRKLIAQYYFRVQSIPKHPVRQLSLPVGLRRLYDARQSHILPYCERVKILLIDSGLHETTIQPINYFSFPPWDTPNFSFLNPFTGFDKSTTAPIIFQKLFQDHRSQYYSYTEVFTDGSKSNSHVGSGVVLPTQTYSYSLPTSFSVLTAELVAITHALEVISTSCTRTFCIYTDSKSALESLSNFSYLMHPVALEILVFLQSLENKGFEILFCWVPSHVGIPGNEMADAAAKSSSTFHERALPHGDAKTCFARHVHMLWQRSWDQQISNKLHSLQPMICLWPTIPVRGLDVKLVRLRIGHTRFSHKHLLFGEPCPKCTTCHTVLSVRHVLIDCPAFNNQRLRFFNTVSIDILELLGEKPHSNIFKFLQTIGLMHFI, translated from the coding sequence ATGATATATGGTTCTGCACGCCCTTCTGTTTTGCGCAGGCTTGATACGGTGCATCATTCTGTCCTGAGAatttgctctggtgctttccgcacatCACCTGTAGAAAGCTTATATGTCATCTGCAATCAAATGCCTCTAGATCTGCGACGTCGGAAATTAATTGCACAATATTATTTCCGAGTGCAGTCGATTCCGAAACACCCTGTTAGGCAGTTGTCTCTACCAGTTGGTCTTCGTAGACTATACGATGCACGCCAGTCTCACATTCTTCCCTATTGTGAGAGAGTAAAAATTCTGCTGATTGATTCGGGACTCCATGAGACTACAATTCAAcctattaattacttttctttcccACCTTGGGATACTCCAAATTTCTCATTCTTGAACCCGTTTACGGGATTTGACAAATCCACAACAGCACCTATTATCTTTCAGAAGCTCTTTCAAGATCATCGCAGCCAGTATTATTCGTACACAGAAGTATTCACTGATGGGTCAAAATCTAATAGTCATGTCGGTAGTGGTGTTGTTTTACCTACTCAGACATATAGCTACAGTTTGCCCACATCATTCTCTGTTTTGACTGCTGAATTGGTTGCAATAACACATGCCCTTGAAGTGATTTCAACTTCTTGTACACGCACCTTTTGCATCTACACTGACAGCAAGAGTGCTTTGGAATCTCTTtccaatttcagttatttaatgcATCCGGTTGCTTTGGAAATCCTGGTTTTTCTTCAATCCCTTGAAAACAAAGGGTTCGAAATTCTATTCTGCTGGGTTCCGAGCCATGTCGGAATACCTGGAAATGAAATGGCAGATGCTGCAGCAAAATCCTCAAGCACTTTTCATGAGCGAGCGCTTCCGCATGGCGATGCAAAGACATGTTTTGCTCGGCACGTTCACATGTTGTGGCAACGATCTTGGGATCAGCAGATTTCTAATAAGCTGCATTCTCTCCAACCAATGATTTGCTTATGGCCTACCATTCCAGTGCGTGGGCTTGATGTAAAATTGGTTCGGCTCCGCATTGGTCATACACGATTCAgccataaacaccttttatttggtGAACCATGTCCAAAATGCACGACATGCCATACAGTTTTAAGTGTACGTCATGTTTTAATCGATTGTCCTGCTTTTAATAATCAACGGTTACGATTTTTTAATACAGTGTCTATAGACATTCTTGAACTactgggtgagaaacctcactctaacatttttaaatttctgcagacCATtggtttgatgcattttatttaa
- the LOC129956595 gene encoding uncharacterized protein LOC129956595, producing the protein MTGAVGEVVSTRKLRSGDLLVEVGSRKQSQQIIKLKALASITVSVSAHRTLNSSKGVITCGELFNDTLDKITAELKPEGVTHVRRITIRRDGQLLPTKHFILTFNRPKLPERVKVGYMRLAVRPYIPNPLRCFQCQRFGHSKSNCRGTLTCARCAVKGHESQQCSAEEKCVSCNGNHTSFSRSCPRWLMEKQILTVKHKENISYSEARCKVNVQTPTPGVTYASVLQKQFCANCSCTNCVKNISESKPPVKSDSDTEKSVTSAPETGKPEIVQRKRKSNKSLKLKLSKRGVSEKQLSQKIKASSLHNSVALGLASQGIVQKDLSSIFSGVPKSPELIALHPSEEEDEIQMSCDLSTTLTNVPNTSHATFS; encoded by the coding sequence ATGACAGGAGCAGTTGGAGAAGTTGTATCAACTCGGAAACTTCGCTCTGGCGACTTACTTGTAGAAGTCGGTAGTCGCAAACAATCTCAGCAAATAATTAAACTGAAGGCATTAGCATCTATAACTGTTAGTGTAAGCGCTCATAGGACGCTTAATTCTTCAAAAGGCGTTATAACCTGTGGCGAGCTATTCAACGATACCTTGGATAAAATTACAGCAGAATTGAAACCCGAAGGAGTGACGCATGTGCGCCGGATAACaattcggcgggatggacaacttCTTCCTACAAAACactttattttgacatttaatagaCCTAAATTGCCAGAACGGGTAAAAGTGGGCTATATGAGACTAGCAGTGAGGCCTTACATACCGAATCCTCTCCGGTGCTTTCAGTGCCAACGATTTGGACACTCGAAATCCAACTGCCGCGGGACTCTCACTTGCGCCCGGTGTGCAGTAAAAGGCCACGAAAGTCAGCAGTGTTCTGCTGAAGAAAAATGTGTGAGTTGCAATGGCAACCACACTTCATTTTCTAGATCTTGTCCACGATGGTTGATGGAGAAACAGATTCTAACAGTTAAGCATAAAGAAAATATCTCATACTCTGAAGCTAGGTGTAAAGTTAATGTCCAGACACCGACACCTGGTGTAACTTATGCTTCCGTTTTGCAAAAACAGTTTTGTGCAAATTGCTCTTGCactaattgtgttaaaaatatcaGTGAAAGTAAACCGCCTGTGAAATCAGATTCAGATACTGAAAAGTCCGTAACTAGTGCTCCTGAAACTGGGAAACCTGAGATAGTTCAACGCAAACGAAAATCGAATAAATCGCTAAAACTTAAGCTTTCGAAACGTGGTGTTTCCGAAAAACAGCTTTCTCAAAAGATAAAAGCGTCAAGTTTACATAACTCTGTCGCTCTGGGACTTGCGAGTCAGGGTATAGTCCAAAAGGATCTATCGTCCATTTTCAGTGGCGTGCCCAAAAGTCCCGAACTTATCGCACTACATCCATCCGAAGAGGAGGATGAAATCCAAATGAGTTGCGATTTATCGACAACTCTAACTAATGTCCCTAATACCTCTCATGCAACATTTTCTTGA
- the LOC129956597 gene encoding uncharacterized protein LOC129956597, with amino-acid sequence MKMGFHCTAAIFVKDFDSHVEVSYYKRHYKHEQSLCHVPLPEVEKELIAGKLLQGVAEKNILQDIRQSLDTSFGRKHLTTRKDLQNIKRDFGIMLPSRGSIIQDDEMNVCAWVDKMKIEKDNPVLFYKRQDDAHPTIQNKDFMLVLMTHFQKSIFYRLGADRICVDSTHSISNYNFELVTVLVIDEYEEGIPVAFCISSSVNTVILTHFFQCIKTTMSTSIIPKFFMSDDAVMFKNAWVSVFVPCDHYLLCAWHVDRAWRKKLNSVKKEIREDIYKTLKTLMYALDENNFKNMLSSFCEMLNEDINTKEFYEQG; translated from the exons ATGAAGATGGGATTTCACTGTACAGCTGCaatttttgtgaaagattttGATTCTCATGTTGAAGTTTCCTATTACAAGAGACATTATAAACATGAGCAGTCATTATGCCATGTGCCTTTGCCTGAAGTTGAGAAAGAGTTAATAGCAG gTAAACTTCTTCAAGGTgttgctgaaaaaaatatcttgcaagATATTCGGCAGTCCTTGGATACGTCATTTGGAAGAAAACACCTTACTACCAGGAAAGATCTGCAAAACATCAAGAGAGATTTCGGGATTATGCTTCCTAGTAGAGGATCCATTATTCAAGATGACGAGATGAATGTCTGTGCTTGGGTCGATAAAATGAAGATCGAGAAGGATAATCCTGTTCTCTTCTATAAAAGACAGGATGATGCTCACCctacaattcaaaataaagacTTTATGCTAGTTCTCATgacacattttcaaaaatctatattttatcgttTAGGAGCAGATCGAATCTGTGTTGACTCAACTCACAGTATTTCAAATTACAACTTTGAATTGGTTACTGTGCTTGTGATTGATGAATACGAGGAAGGTATTCCTGTTGCCTTTTGTATTTCATCTTCAGTAAACACTGTAATTTTAACCCacttttttcaatgtattaagaCAACAATGTCTACCAGcatcattccaaaattttttatgaGTGATGATGCtgttatgtttaaaaatgcttgGGTTAGTGTGTTTGTTCCATGtgatcattatttattatgtgCTTGGCATGTAGATCGAGCAtggaggaaaaaattaaattctgtaaaaaaggaaatacgggaagatatatataaaactttaaagacTCTAATGTATGCAttggatgaaaataattttaaaaatatgcttagcAGCTTTTGCGAGATGCTAAATGAAGATATCAATACAAAAGAATtctatga GCAAGGTTAA
- the LOC129956598 gene encoding uncharacterized protein LOC129956598 gives MGKSKRAPFSGQPIVSNVFTKHFESFFVIKRTKDEENFHTVSPFLVEKAISSTVGEVVSIRKLRSGDLLVEVNSRKQAQQLLKLKALATIPVNVSAHRTLNSSKGVITCGELFNVSLEAITQKLSSQGVTHVRRITIRRDGKLLETKHLVLTFNSPKAPESIKAGYLKLPVKAFIPNPLRCFKCQRFGHSKANCRGKLTCARCAEAGHESTDCTLKEKCTNCKGEHTSFSRACPKWKLEKEIVTTKVKKDISFQEARRLVLAQTPTEGRSYASVTKSLRNCEVQTKPVTILSSESDSDLISSPIKAKPSDFKKRSRISKAQKSLTLKFSKKGVSLKDLKSRKSVALEIGKAGLATKDLPSLFGNPSNSELLKIHPSEDDEDFHMGCEQSATPLTGVDNSPPPTH, from the coding sequence ATGGGCAAATCCAAAcgtgctcccttcagtgggcaaccaATTGTATCAAATGTATTTACAAAACACTTTGAATCATTTTTCGTGATTAAAAGAACcaaagatgaagaaaattttcatacagTTTCACCATTTTTAGTGGAAAAAGCTATATCAAGCACGGTCGGAGAAGTTGTTTCAATTCGAAAATTACGTTCTGGAGACTTGCTTGTGGAAGTGAATTCCCGCAAGCAAGCTCAACAACTTCTGAAATTGAAAGCATTAGCAACGATACCAGTAAATGTGAGTGCACATCGAACGCTTAATTCATCCAAAGGTGTTATAACCTGCGGTGAATTGTTTAATGTTTCACTGGAGGCAATAACTCAGAAACTAAGCTCGCAAGGAGTGACACATGTCCGTCGTATTACTATTCGACGTGACGGCAAACTTCTTGAAACGAAGCATCTAGTTCTCACGTTTAATTCTCCTAAGGCACCAGAATCGATAAAAGCAGGATATCTCAAATTACCTGTGAAGGCATTTATTCCCAATCCCTTGAGATGCTTtaaatgccagcgttttggccattCAAAGGCTAATTGTCGCGGCAAGCTGACATGTGCTCGTTGTGCTGAAGCTGGTCATGAGAGCACTGACtgcacattaaaagaaaaatgcacaaattGCAAGGGAGAGCATACCTCTTTCTCACGAGCCTGCCCCAAATGGAAGCTCGAGAAAGAAATTGTTACAACGAaggtaaaaaaagatatatcatttCAGGAAGCCAGACGACTGGTGTTAGCGCAGACTCCAACAGAAGGTCGTAGCTACGCCTCCGTAACAAAATCACTCAGAAATTGTGAGGTACAAACAAAACCTGTAACCATTTTATCAAGCGAATCCGATTCTGACTTAATTTCAAGTCCAATAAAGGCAAAACCATCTGATTTTAAGAAAAGGTCACGCATATCAAAAGCCCAAAAGTCCttgactttgaaattttcaaagaaaggtGTTTCCCTAAAAGATTTGAAATCTCGGAAGTCAGTTGCTCTTGAGATAGGCAAAGCTGGTCTGGCCACCAAGGACTTGCCTTCTTTATTTGGGAATCCATCTAATTCTGAGCTATTAAAAATCCATCCTTCAGAGGATGATGAAGATTTCCACATGGGTTGCGAACAGTCGGCAACTCCTCTCACTGGCGTTGATAACAGTCCCCCTCCCACTCATTAA